TTCACAACAGATACCTTCAATAAAAGAACGTTTTCCTACCTATGATATGTTCGCTAGAGCAAGTTTTGAAGAGGTATATGGAAAAGGGAGTAGTGAAGGGGCCAAACATTTTGTTGCCTCAACATTTGCAACAACCTATTTTGAAAATACGAAAAATGGTTTTATACCCCATATATTGAACAATATGGCACAAATGTCATCCACCAATGTTATTTTGATAGAAGATTATAACAATGATGGGAAGAAAGATTTGTTGTTGGCCGGTAACCTGTTCTCTTCCGAAGTGGAGACCCCTAGAAACGATGCCAGTTATGGACTTGTCTTAACGGGAGATGGAAAAGGCAACTTTAAGCCAATTACCGTTGAAGAAAGTGGTCTGTTTGTTAGGGGAGAAATTAGGGAAGCATCGTTTTTAACGCTGGCCAATAGTACGAAGGCCCTACTTTTTGCCCGAAATAGTGACATGGTAAGAATTGTGGCAATAAACAAAAAGCCCTCGAATTAACTGTTTTAAAATGGGTGGGAAATTTGATATTAGGATTATTGGTGCCCTTATTTTAATACTTATGGCTACTTCCTGCGGTCAGGATAAGGATTTGGACAAGAGGAAAAATAAATTAATTGCCAATAACCATGTTTCTTTTTCCAAGGTGGATCCCAAACTTTCAAATATTGGATTTGCAAACCGCATCAGGGAAACACGTAGGTTGAATTACTTTACGTTTCCTTATATGTATGCAGGTGCAGGGGTTTCCGTAGGGGACCTTGACAATGATGGGCTTCCTGATATTTACTTTACCGGGAATATGGTAAAAAATGAACTGTACCGGAATAATGGAAATCTTCAGTTTACTAATATTACGGATGATGCAAAAGTAGGTGCGATGGACATGAACAGATGGGTCACTGGCACCACTATGGCTGATGTCAACAATGATGGCTGGTTGGACATTTACGTCTGCGTTTCCGGGCCTTATGAAAATCGAAAAAATCTACTCTTTATCAATAAGGGGGATATGACCTTTGATGAAAAAGCAGCGGAATATGGATTGGCGGATAATGGATTTTCTGTACAAAGCAGTTTTTTTGATTATGACCTTGATGGGGATTTAGATATGTACCTTGCTACATACCCACCATTCAATTTTCAAAGCCCCAACCAATTCTTTGTGGAAAAGAATGGGAATCCTAGGGAATCTGAAACGGATAGATTGTATAGGAATGAAGGTAATGGAAAATATGTAGATGTAACGGATGAAGCCGGTGTTATCAATTATGGACTTACATTAAGTGCTTCGGTGGCCGATTTCAACAATGATGATTGGCCTGATATATATGTTTCCAATGATTTTAATTCTCCTGATTTCCTGTACATTAACAACGGGGACGGCACATTTACGGATAAACTATCGCAATATATGAATCACACATCCAATTTTGGGATGGGTGCCGATGTCGGTGATATCAATAATGATGGGAATTTGGATTTATTGCAGTTGGATATGATGGGCGACACCAATAAGGACCGAAAGACAAATATGTCGGCCATGGCACCGGAAATATTCTATGAAGCGGTGGATTTTGGACTGCATCATCAATATATGAAAAACAGCATGCAACTGAACAATGGTGATGGCACTTTTAGTGATATCGCGGAATTATCGGGAATCGCAAAAACCAGCTGGAGTTGGGGTCCACTTATCGCAGATCTTAATAACGATGGTTTTAAGGATGTTTATATTACAAATGGTATTCGAAGAAATGTGAATGATAATGATTTCCTCTTGTTCAACCAAAAGTTACAGGCTTTGGGACAAATCAATAGCACCAATCAGCACAGGTTGTTGCGCCGAATGCCAGTAAGTCCCGTGGACAACTATGTATTCGTGAACAATGGTGATCTAACGTTTAAAAAGGCACTGGAAAGCTCAGGGCTATCATATAAAGGGTTTTCTCACGGAGCGGCCTATGCTGATTTTGACAATGATGGGGATTTGGACATTGCCATAAATAATATGGACGATAATGCATTGATTTTTGAAAACCTATTGAACGATAGTGTTCCAAATGCGTACATAAAAGTAAAATTGAATGGAGTGACTGACAATCGGTTTGGTATAGGCGCAAAAGTGAAAATTGTAACCAATGGAGTCGAACAGACGCAACAGTTAAGTTTGTCCAGGGGGTATCAATCCTCTGTCCCACCTATTTTACATTTTGGTGTTGGAAACTTCAAAAAAATTGATGCCATTGAGGTCAAATGGCCCAACGGCTGTGCTGATGTTTATTCCAATATCACTATAAACAAGCTCGTTACATTTACGCAAAAACAGAATTGTTCCAGGCAATTGTCCCCCGAAAAAAAAGAGCCATTGTTCAAAAGCATTAAAGTAGAAAATCCCAGGGGTTTGGACTATGTCCACAAAGAAAATGATTTTGATGATTTTAAAAGGGAAGTATTATTGCCGCATCGAATGTCCAGACATGGTCCGGCACTTGCGGTATCCGATGTCAATGGGGATGGTTTGGATGATATATTTGTAGGAGGCGCCAAGGGACAATCTGGAATACTATACCTACAAGATGAAGAAGCATTTTTTCATCCAATGGAAAATGAATCATGGCCAAATGACCGGTTGCATGAAGATGTTTTTGCATTGCTGTTTGATGCCGATGGAGATACTGATAAGGATTTGTATGTGGTCAGTGGGGGCAATGAAGAAAAGAAGGATTTGGAGTATTACCAAGATCGTTTATATATAAATGATGGGAAAGGCAATTTTAAAAAAGCACCACAAGCCCTTCCCAGAGTTACTTCCAGTGGTTCATGCGTTAGAGAATGCGATTTTGATGGCGATGGGGACTTGGATCTGTTTGTTGGAGGTCGACAAATACCAGGAGGATATCCTATGCCGGCAAGTAGTCAACTGTTGCGTAATGATAGTCAAGGGGGAAAGATAGTTTTTACCGATGTCACCGCTAAGCTTGCACCACAGCTTAATGAATTAGGGATGGTAACCGATGCCGTTTGGTCAGACATGAACTCAGACAAAAAGCCAGATTTAGTGATTGTCGGGGAATGGATGCCAATCACCGTATTTTTGAATCAGAAAACCTTTAAAAATGTTACGGAAGAAAAAGGGCTTCTTAAACAAACGGGGTGGTGGAACAGTATTGCTTCTGAAGATTTTGACGGTGATGGGGATACGGATTTGATAGCAGGTAATTTAGGATTGAATTATAAATTTAAGGCGTCGGAAACCGAGCCATTTGAAATTTATGCAAGCGATTTTGACGACAACGGAACGCTGGACTTGGCATTGGGCTATTATGAAAACAATTTGCTTTATCCGGTTCGGGGCAGACAATGTTCTTCCCAGCAGGTTCCTGATATCAAGAAAAAATTTCCAACGTATAAGGCATTTGCCAATGCGACCTTTGATGAAATTTATGATGTTTCTGATTTGAATGATACCTATCATTATCAAGCGCATCGTTTTGCAACAACCTATTTTGAAAATCAGGGTAACGGTTTTGTTCCACATAATTTGGGGAATGAGGCCCAAATCTCTTCCGTCAATGTTATTGTTCCAGGGGATTATAATGGCGACGGTCATACGGACTTGATTTTGGCGGGCAATCTATACGGGTCTGAAGTGGAAACACCCAGGAATGATGCCAGTTATGGATTATTGGTCACTGGCGACGGAAAAGGTAACTTTGATCCTAAAAAAGCTTCTGAAACCGGTCTGTCCATCCGGGGCGAGGTTAGGGCTGCAGCTGTGATACATTTGGCAAACGGTGATGAAGGAATCATTTTTGCCAGAAACAATGATAGACTGAAGCTTGTTGTCACAAAATGGATGGATAATGATTGATTTACTCTTTAGCACGCTTTTCCCTCTTAGTAGGTCATTATTTTTCGAATACTAAAAGGAATAATATCCTGATTGAAAAAAATGTCTCCTTACTTCTCCCCTTTGCTTTTCCGTTAATGTAAAATACGCCAGTTTCAATACTTGATTCTTGGAATCGAAGCTGCTTATCGTAAAGCTTTCCGAGTTGGGATTCGCTGATTGAAATGTTGAAATTTTTGGGGGATTTTAATTTTCCTTGATCTTAGTGAAGGCTTCCCTGTTTTTCAGACAGTATAAAAATCAACTATTTTTATCTCATGAAGAAGAGCAGGTTCACGGAAACACAGATCGTTGCGATGCTGCAACAGTATGAATCGGGAATGAAGGTCACCGACATCTGTCGGGACAAGGGTATTACAACTGCCACTTTTTACAGTTGGAAGCGCAAATATGGGGGTATGGACGCCCAACAGCTCAAGGAACTCAAATCATTGCAGGAAGAAAACCGCAGGCTGAAGCAGATGTATGCCGACCTTGGTCTTGACCACCGTATTTTAAAGGATATCATTGAAAAAAAGCTCTAAGGCCCTGTGAGCGGAGGGAACTGGCCGAGGGGATAATCAAGGAGTCCGGGCTCGGCATCACGCGGGCCTGTCCGACAGCCTGGTAACGGGCCGTAGCTTCAGGGTGTTCAACCTAATGGACGATTTCAACCGTGAGGCACTCTGTATGAGGGGCAGCTTCTCCATGCCAGGTGTGCGAATCGTGGAGTACTTGAGGGAGGCCATCGAGGTCCATGGAAAGCCATTGGCCATCAGGGTGGACAACGGGCCAGAGTTCCCCTCAAGGGTATTTGTGAACTATTGTGAGGTAGAGGAGGACATCGAGATAAAGTACATCCAACCCGGCAGACCCAGCCAGAACGGATACATAGAACGCTTCAACCGAACTTACAGGGAGGACGTGCTCGATGCGCACCTGTTCAGGGACATCGAAGAGGTCAACCTTGAGACAGAGAGGTTCAGGGAAGAATACAACTGTTTCCATCCCCATAAGTCATTGGGAAGGAGCAGCCCAAAGGAATATTTAGAGGAATTTTCAAAGGGGCAGGCCCCTTTGAAACATCAATTTGTTTAATTTAACCGCTGTACGAAAAGGGGTAAGTCTTCACCCTCTCTTGTGGTCTCGGAGAGTTCCCGGATTTCTTGCAGAGAAATAAGTTTGCCATGGTGCTTGGCAACGATTCGCAGACAAGTCGGCCCGCAATCCTTAGAATCAGGTTGTTTATAGAAAGGAAAAGTTTTCAAAAAGAATTGGAAATGTTATGATTAAAAACTGCTTCGTTTTTTATTAACGTAATGCCCATATTCCTTTTCAGACATTGTTTGTCTTCCTACCGGCTTCTCTATATGCACATCTTCTAAAGGTTCAAAATTGATTTGAGTAGCTGAATATTTCAATTCCCCATATTCATATTCTATGATTAGTTCCAACATTAAGCCAGGTAACCCGTCAAAGCCGGCTATTCCGAATGGCACTGAAATCTCGGATGCATACCAGGCGATAAATGGTTTTAATATTTTAAAACCAAATCGTTCCGAGCTGAAACTTCCTTGTGCCTTATAGCAAACAAAGTCTCCAATTTCTTTTTTTTCATTGGTCAATTCCCAATCGATTTCGGACAAGTTAACAAGTATGTTAGAGGTTCTCTGATACTGAAATATTCTCTCTTTTGTTTTCAAGTTTGCATAAAACAAAGAGTGTTCTCCAGCGAGAACCCCTGTCACGTTCATGCCACTATTCGTGCTTATCATATTTTCGTGGCTTACGACTGGTCTAAATAATGCTTCGTTGCCCTTTATGTACAAATGAAAATTTACTGGTTTTCCGGAAGAAAATAGCTTTATAAGGTCTTTTCTGATTTTCTCTGTTTTTGTAGAATCGTTACTTAGATTCAAAATATAATTGTCACTATTGGATATCGCTTTATAAGTTATTATACCTTGATAGTTCTGTGAATGAGAATAAAAAAATGTAGTTGTCAAAAAAAATAGACTAAAAATTGTTTTCATTTTTACTTTAATTAAAAGGAGTAAGGAATAAGGAATAAGGATTTGCGAACAATTAGGAATATAATTCTAGCTGTCAATTATAATTAAAAACCACACATTCTTGAAGTCTTCAAGTACAATTCGAGAGTTATCATCATTACTCTGGATTATAGCACTACTAAACAAAAAATGGAATAAAAACTTATTCAAATCGCTTACATTTCATGCCATTATTAGATGGCATGAAATGTAAGCTTTAGCATCACTACGAAATACAGAAGATCATAAATTTAGCAACCATAATGTGCCATGCATTGATCAAATAACCAGTAATCAGACGGAAATTTTCCATCGCAATAATGAAAGGCATAAGCACAATAAAAGCCATCATACCCACCTGTTACAGATTTCAACTGCTCCCTTTGGAGCAGGTCATTGGCATTCAAATCCAACTTTTTTAAACTCAATTTTTTCATAAGAATAAATTTTAAGATTTACCTTTGCCCTGGATGGTTAAGATCACCCAAGGTTTGTGACCACATTCCGCGAAAATGTATCATCTTTGGCCCAAGGTAATCTGGACATTTTTGTTTTTCCTTCAAGTTTCTTCTATAACCCTTTTACACTTAATCCGAGCTTTTTTGATAAATATTAAGCATTTCTTTTCTTACCTTATCAATATCAAATTTATTGTCATTTGAACTTCTTCCTATAATTATTCCATTTTTGTCAATAAGAACATATTCAGGTAATTCATTAATATTATATTTTGTACGTATTGTTTTGTCATTTACTCCGATAAAAATGTGATTCCAAGCTCCTGTTCCATCCTCATAAATCGCCTTTTTCCAATCTTCAGTATTTTTATCCATCGAAACACCAATAATCTTGAAACCTTCTTTTTTAAATTTATCAATTCTTCACTGTCTTCTCTACAAGGTTTGCACCAGGAAGCCCAAAAATCAAGTAATACATATGAATCCTTGAATTCATGAAGATTAATTTCATTTCCGTTTATATCTTTCTTGGAAAAATTTGGTGCTGAATCTCCAATTTTTGAAGGTTTACTTTGTTTAATTGAATTTGATATCTTTTTGCCATAAACACCTCTCTTAACCCCTAAGGTGAAGTTTCCATAATATTCCATTGCAGAGTCTATTGAAATATTATGAAAGTACCTATTGACCAGAAATGCACTCAAATGAGAATTTGGATTGTTTATTGCATAGTCGAGATATACTTTTTTTAGTTTTTTTTCTTGAAGATTCTTCAAATATTCAAGCCTTTTTTCTGACCTACTATCCAATTTGTTTTGCTTCTTTAACAAGAAAAGCCTATTTCTCTCAGGTAGAAAAGAATAAATTTCTTGCTTAAATGTATCTACTTTTCTTTCTAAATCCTCATACTCTTTTTGGGTTCTAGAACCATGAATTATTGCATTTTTAAACTGATTCTCAGTAATGGAAACTTCCATTTCACATGGTTCAATAAAAAAATCCATGTAATTTGAATCTTCTACATCCCAAGCTTCGATGTTCCCTATTAAACTGGCTTTTGTGGGACCACCAACATATCCCTTGGCAAAAAAGGCTCCATCATTTAATATCAAAGTGTCCAATACCTCAGTCCCGCTTGTATCACTATATCTAAGTACTATATGTTTAGTGCTAGAACTGTTTTTTAACTCGCCGTTTAATAAAAACATATGCTTTTCTTTATTGGAGCAGCTCGTTATGGTCAAAAACAAAAAGAATGACAATATTGATGGGTTGAACTTCATAAACCTAATTTAATGATTTAGCCCAGGCAGTATCATGAGCTGTTATTAAAGACTGCCTGGGCATTAATAACTGATTAATAAAAATTTAGTCGGCTGTACAATGGCCTGGGGCATTCGGTACTACAATCAAGTCCCGAGCTACAGGATATTTCGCATGCTCCTCCTCCGTACCCTCCGAAAACGGTTTTCAACTGCTCCCTTTGGAGCAGGTCATTGGCATTCAAATCCAACCTTTTTAAACTCAATTTCTTCATTAAGAATAAATTTTAAGATTTACATTTGCCCTGGACGGTTTAGGTCATCCAAGGTTTGTGACCACATTTCGCGAAAATGTATCGTCTAGGCCCAAAACTTTGTTTTGGGCCTTTTTGTTCTGTATTATCCCAGAACTTCCCCTAAGTCTTCAATACTGTATTCTTTGGGCAATTCGTGCCCGTTGATGAAGATGGTTGGGGTATAGGTTATTTTTTCAGTATCGCACCATTGTTTCATGGCCCTTATTTTTTCATGTTGTTCTCTCAGTTCCCCGTTCATGGGGTATTTTTGGGCAAATGCATCATAATCCTTAATATCGGTCAAATACCAATCGCCCAATGCTTTTTGGATCTTTTCCTTGTCTCCTTGACCATCAATGGCCAAAAAGTGCCCCACTGGTTTTGCCTTTATATCGTCTTTGTTCGTTGACACCGCAAAAATCACTTGAAGGTCAATTTTTTCTCTTTCGACAAGCCCATCCAGCACTGGGTGGGCTTTGGCGCAGGGCCCGCAATAGGGGTTACATACTTTAATGACATTGTACTTTGCATTTTTGTTGACGAACGAAATCCCCAAACCTTTGGTACTGGTTGTTATTTTCCTGTTTTTCGAAAGTAAACCATGTAGCACATCAAGGTTGTTCTTTATTTTTTTGAGCCCCCTTTTATGAATATTCATTTCTTTTTGCTGTTCCAATACAGGTTTGAGGGATTTCCATGTAAAATGGGCAATAACAACATCGCAAACAAAAAGAGTACATCAGGAAATTCGACAACCCCTTTGTAAAAACCGCCTATCAGTACAGTAAGCACTTCCATTACCAATACCGCTTGTATCACGATACAAAACTTGCACCATTGTTTAATGACCACAGCCTGATAATATATGGAAACAAATATGACCGGAATTGCTGCTAAACTAAGATAAGATGAAAGGGCCAGTGATGGGATGGAAGCTTTGGCAATGACCAACAGTGAAAAGCTCCCAAAGAAATAGGCAAAGCCCAACAACCCCAAGCTCAGTTGTCCGTCAAACAACTTGGCATATTTGGATTCTAGAACGGCATTACAGTTTATCTTATTGCCCCCGGATCCTGAACAAAAGCTCTGCAGAGTGGGATTGTATTTGTCCACCTCATACCACAAGAGCATTGTTCCCGTTGTCAACCCGATGAGTTTTAACACCATGTATATAATCCCCAGAAAATATGGTAAGCTGTCTAAAATAGCTGATTGTGACATTTCCAGCAGTATCCAACCTGAAAATAAGATTGCTGAAGCCCATTTTAGAAAGTTCATTCCTCTATATTCCATCAACTTCTTTTGTATCCCAGGTTCGGCAGAGGTCTCCGTTGCCTCGGCCAACAGACAAACACCTGTCCATTTTTTTAAGAAGTCTTCCTTGGATATGGCAATGGTATTTTCTTTATCATCAAGATACTTTACACCTTTATCCGAAAGTTCCGTTAGTACGTGGAACATGCCTCCATGATCGGAGAACTGTACGATACAGGGTAGAGGAAGTTCCTTTAACTTTTGTTCATCCACTTTTAGCGCCAAACTTTCCATAGAGTATTTTCCCAAGGTATCCGAAATGCAGAGAAGGCTGGGATGTTCAGGGTGTGATAGGATATTGTTT
The sequence above is a segment of the Muricauda sp. SCSIO 64092 genome. Coding sequences within it:
- a CDS encoding VCBS repeat-containing protein; translated protein: MGGKFDIRIIGALILILMATSCGQDKDLDKRKNKLIANNHVSFSKVDPKLSNIGFANRIRETRRLNYFTFPYMYAGAGVSVGDLDNDGLPDIYFTGNMVKNELYRNNGNLQFTNITDDAKVGAMDMNRWVTGTTMADVNNDGWLDIYVCVSGPYENRKNLLFINKGDMTFDEKAAEYGLADNGFSVQSSFFDYDLDGDLDMYLATYPPFNFQSPNQFFVEKNGNPRESETDRLYRNEGNGKYVDVTDEAGVINYGLTLSASVADFNNDDWPDIYVSNDFNSPDFLYINNGDGTFTDKLSQYMNHTSNFGMGADVGDINNDGNLDLLQLDMMGDTNKDRKTNMSAMAPEIFYEAVDFGLHHQYMKNSMQLNNGDGTFSDIAELSGIAKTSWSWGPLIADLNNDGFKDVYITNGIRRNVNDNDFLLFNQKLQALGQINSTNQHRLLRRMPVSPVDNYVFVNNGDLTFKKALESSGLSYKGFSHGAAYADFDNDGDLDIAINNMDDNALIFENLLNDSVPNAYIKVKLNGVTDNRFGIGAKVKIVTNGVEQTQQLSLSRGYQSSVPPILHFGVGNFKKIDAIEVKWPNGCADVYSNITINKLVTFTQKQNCSRQLSPEKKEPLFKSIKVENPRGLDYVHKENDFDDFKREVLLPHRMSRHGPALAVSDVNGDGLDDIFVGGAKGQSGILYLQDEEAFFHPMENESWPNDRLHEDVFALLFDADGDTDKDLYVVSGGNEEKKDLEYYQDRLYINDGKGNFKKAPQALPRVTSSGSCVRECDFDGDGDLDLFVGGRQIPGGYPMPASSQLLRNDSQGGKIVFTDVTAKLAPQLNELGMVTDAVWSDMNSDKKPDLVIVGEWMPITVFLNQKTFKNVTEEKGLLKQTGWWNSIASEDFDGDGDTDLIAGNLGLNYKFKASETEPFEIYASDFDDNGTLDLALGYYENNLLYPVRGRQCSSQQVPDIKKKFPTYKAFANATFDEIYDVSDLNDTYHYQAHRFATTYFENQGNGFVPHNLGNEAQISSVNVIVPGDYNGDGHTDLILAGNLYGSEVETPRNDASYGLLVTGDGKGNFDPKKASETGLSIRGEVRAAAVIHLANGDEGIIFARNNDRLKLVVTKWMDND
- a CDS encoding GLPGLI family protein is translated as MKTIFSLFFLTTTFFYSHSQNYQGIITYKAISNSDNYILNLSNDSTKTEKIRKDLIKLFSSGKPVNFHLYIKGNEALFRPVVSHENMISTNSGMNVTGVLAGEHSLFYANLKTKERIFQYQRTSNILVNLSEIDWELTNEKKEIGDFVCYKAQGSFSSERFGFKILKPFIAWYASEISVPFGIAGFDGLPGLMLELIIEYEYGELKYSATQINFEPLEDVHIEKPVGRQTMSEKEYGHYVNKKRSSF
- a CDS encoding TlpA family protein disulfide reductase, with product MDKNTEDWKKAIYEDGTGAWNHIFIGVNDKTIRTKYNINELPEYVLIDKNGIIIGRSSNDNKFDIDKVRKEMLNIYQKSSD
- a CDS encoding TlpA disulfide reductase family protein; translation: MKFNPSILSFFLFLTITSCSNKEKHMFLLNGELKNSSSTKHIVLRYSDTSGTEVLDTLILNDGAFFAKGYVGGPTKASLIGNIEAWDVEDSNYMDFFIEPCEMEVSITENQFKNAIIHGSRTQKEYEDLERKVDTFKQEIYSFLPERNRLFLLKKQNKLDSRSEKRLEYLKNLQEKKLKKVYLDYAINNPNSHLSAFLVNRYFHNISIDSAMEYYGNFTLGVKRGVYGKKISNSIKQSKPSKIGDSAPNFSKKDINGNEINLHEFKDSYVLLDFWASWCKPCREDSEELINLKKKVSRLLVFRWIKILKIGKRRFMRMEQELGITFLSE
- a CDS encoding DsbA family protein; this encodes MNIHKRGLKKIKNNLDVLHGLLSKNRKITTSTKGLGISFVNKNAKYNVIKVCNPYCGPCAKAHPVLDGLVEREKIDLQVIFAVSTNKDDIKAKPVGHFLAIDGQGDKEKIQKALGDWYLTDIKDYDAFAQKYPMNGELREQHEKIRAMKQWCDTEKITYTPTIFINGHELPKEYSIEDLGEVLG
- a CDS encoding vitamin K epoxide reductase family protein, with amino-acid sequence MENNILSHPEHPSLLCISDTLGKYSMESLALKVDEQKLKELPLPCIVQFSDHGGMFHVLTELSDKGVKYLDDKENTIAISKEDFLKKWTGVCLLAEATETSAEPGIQKKLMEYRGMNFLKWASAILFSGWILLEMSQSAILDSLPYFLGIIYMVLKLIGLTTGTMLLWYEVDKYNPTLQSFCSGSGGNKINCNAVLESKYAKLFDGQLSLGLLGFAYFFGSFSLLVIAKASIPSLALSSYLSLAAIPVIFVSIYYQAVVIKQWCKFCIVIQAVLVMEVLTVLIGGFYKGVVEFPDVLFLFAMLLLPILHGNPSNLYWNSKKK